GAAAACCACTAAAAATATAAAGCCTGGGTTCCAACAAAAAAGAAACTCAAGtttgaaaaataacataaatatcttGTTAGCATTATGCTCAAGGAGATAAAGAAtctaacagaaaaaaaaaacccaatgATGTCTAGAATCTTATCCGGAGAAGAACGTTGCAAAGAAGATGAACCATGCGTACTTTGTAAGCTAGTTCAGAATCCATGGAAGTGCATATAACACAGAGTGATGGCAAAGAAATTAAGTAAAAAGAAGGTGATTTGAGAAAGAGATAGAGTATGGGAAGCACATATAGCAGCAACATATCAAGAGTTGAAGTGTCAAAGAGCCCTAATTTCAAGGACCAATCTGTGGTATACTCAACTCCCGATTCAAGAACCTGCACCCTTCATGCGAGCGTGGGCGTGAACACTGCGAGTGTCTCTCTCAGAGACTACACTTTCGACAGAGAAGGAACCAGAGTGGACATTAGGGTTCGAGACATTGAAACCAACAAAGAAGGTCGTAAAGGCGTTGGCGCCATTGATCTCAAATACGGAGGCTCTGCTTTAGACGTTCGCAAAGACGCGGGGCAGTTTAGCATCGGATACGGCGTTCCGCACGTGAGGTGTGGTTATCTGGTTGTTACCAAACACGACACCACCGCACACGGCGGCTCTTTGTTTGTGACACACGTGTGCGGCACCGCGGAACAAAGGTTGTCTCTCGTTGTTGTGCAGGTTTGGTACGATGCTGCTAAAGGCTCTTTTGTGTGTAACATAACTGGTCCTTCCCGACACGCTTCGTTTATAGAGGTGGTGGCGGCTATGAAGAAAGCCTATGGTGACTGTGTTGATTCGCCTAGTTCCACCGCGCATGGAGCAATCCCCAACACACGCATCATAAACAATTCTGGTGAATTCCATGGCCATCTCAATGGTTCTATGGTCAGTGATTCCATGATCAACTTTTTTAATGTCTACATGATCAGTAGTAAGTGAGGACTTGAACAGTAGATTCATGTAAAACTCACTTCATCTTGTTCATGATGTTCATAACGGGATTCAGCATCATCATTCGTGTCTTAACTTGTATCTGTGGAGATTGTGGTAGTAGTCTTGTTTTGTTTCCTTCCCAGTAATCAAGCTTTCAGATTTCAAGTTAATATTTAAGGTAATCTTCACTTATTGAAACAGATGAGGTGAATTGTTTATGCCagcatttttatttatacaagCAATAATAATTGTAGAATTATGAAATTAAGCTAAACTTCTAcgttaacaattttaattatttcaggGAATTTTAGGCAAaatttttaaaggaaaataatagTTTGATATACTCTTACGTAACAACTCTGTtgattaatgtaaaaaataaaataaatatgattaaaattttattatcttgTGTTATTAAGTGggtataattgattttatgagTGCCAAAATATCgctgtttatttttaaatttgtcacaTGGTAAGAtttgcaaaatttaaattttaaccaaTCATAGTCTTCTATTATGGTAATTCGTATTCATATGTCAACATTTATATGAATttcataactaaaataaaaagaaaaaaacacttttattCGTCGACAGCAGGGTTCGAACCTGCGCGGGCGAAGCCCAACAGATTTCAAGTCTGTCTCCTTAACCACTCGGACATATCGACTTTTAATATGTTATGCAACATATTGGCCTATAATACTCATaggtataataaaaataaaaaccattcGTCGACAGCAGGGTTCGAACCTGCGCGGGTGAAACCCAACAGATTTCAAGTCTGTCTCCTTAACCACTCGGACATATCGACTTCTGCAactacacaattttttttaaactagttagtcatgataaattatcattttctgacattttctaaattattacaaactaattttaagAACCTACTCTTTTTTATTCagttaagagaaaaataaatatttttttagtttaaggACTTATCTAAgctttgtcaaatagtttaggAATTAATCGagtatttaaaaagaaacaaacctTTGATTAATTATCAATTCAGAAGCTTTCTATGTTGGATTTCACTCATCATGAGTTACACTAATTAATGACTATTTTCGGTTGGTCTCGTCTATTATATAAGACcttacttgaaaaaaaaaaaagacagtcAATATTGAGACCATGTAGAGATTGCTATTTTCCtgcattttatataatttttcatcatccagGATTTTTAATATTGCTAAATTTGAATTGTGTTTAGGAATTCTGCACGATTATCCATATCATTAGGATAACATATATATCTCTATATTATAAGACTAAAAACATGTTAAAGgcattattttactttaaattattattacttcaaatcgagatttttattttattttcatgttatgtgctatattatcttaaaaaaaatcaaattaacaagaATCGCAATGATTTggtaaaaaatttcttttagaaCTGCAAACTAATTTCCATTGATATAGACGATCttcaaaaataagaatattttcaACATAAATTCTGATGTATCGTTATAAAGTTACGTACTTTCAGCGACCGTTACTCTTAGTTATAATTGTCGGAGAAACGACAACATTTATGAATTTATCTTATATGCGAAAGTTTAAATCACTTAAACCCCATTTATGTGTTAACATGGTTAATTGTCCTAATTACTTTATTTCAACATTTTCTTAACATTACATTTACAGTTATATTCTAAAGTTGCATTATTTCATAACTTTTGCAAAAAAGAATAATccaaccatatatatatatatatatatatatatatataacaaatttaagaataatttaagttatttataacttgttcaaaacttaaatttattcgCAGTCATTCATAAATCAAAACTCATTGTAAACCATTAAAACTTCACCAATTGATGAAGGGCTAAAATCCCATCCTTTTGATATCCATTAAAAGAACTTTCCTTAACCTATAGTATAagtaaaacttatttaaaaatatcctATGtcaaagatatattatttttctttaatgttgtaattactaattattgaaaacaaaatcttTGGGCACCCACCAAGGCTCACAAGTTCAATGTTTCCAGCTTAGAGTTTATCCAATGCTCACAATTCAATTTGTGACTCAAATGTTCACTTCaaagttaagttttttttttttctatgtctaataaaaatgtaacaaaaGTCATTAGTGGTAAGTATTAGTATAATGCatggaatttaaaaaaaaaaaatagcaagaaCTTAGAAGGCATCAACTGAAagagtaaatatatataatattgaaggAGTAAAGATATTCAAATTGAAAAGTGACTTAATTAGTTCCATCAAAAGAGAATTTGAATTGAAActaaagagattaaaaaaatatatattaagaataaCACGGGGTTAGGTGTGAGATTACTCTTTTTCGAGAGTGCTAAGAATATTCTCTACAAACCTCTGTTTAATAACAAAACTCCTATATTCACCACTAACATAGTTTATTCGCAAtaggataaaattaattttttttcacataatttGTGAAGTGCATCGTAGAAGTTTACCTACTGAAACAGCTGCATGCTGATCTTGCATAGGTGTGGTTATATCAAATCTTGTCCAACCATGTCCCACTTTCTCTACCTAAGTCATTGACTTTTGTTCAGTGAAAAGGACTTCAAAAATGTTTGTTTTCCAACTACGTTTTTGAGGGTTACAATAGCTCAATCAAAATTACAACAACACAGACAAATTTTATTCAGAGGTATTAATGTAAAGTTTATGATTAAAAAACTGAAAGCAGGATCTACCATTTATATAATAACTACAACTTTTTATAATACATTCGAGAAAGCTAAGATTTCAACTCATTACATAAGAAAAGTATATAAAGCTGCATCCGTCAAAAATGTCTGCAACTCACGGGATGTATTCCACTGGACAGTGGCTGACCCCACCAAAAAAATCATTGGTTACTTTATGCAGATTTTTATAATGGTTGTTATCATTAACACATATAAAAACAAGACATTAGTTAACTTCTTCTGTTCTTGTTGGTAGCAGTTGGCCTTGTTTTCTTGTGTTGGAAAAGAAGCTCAACAACATTGCACCATTGTCAACTCTTCTCACTCTCTCTATCTCCCTCCGTGGAGTAGTTAGGACCTAATTTTGTCTCCACTTATTCCATATATTTGCCTCGTTTGGAAGATGTGCCACTGATTAAGCTGGTGAAACAAATCATGATGAACGTGTCATGAAAAAAAGAGACATCGAATTTATATTTTCCTTCCCAAAAGCGAGTTTGTGTGAGATGTTTAGTGTCATTAGAAGAAAACTCCGGCACTTTTATTCAAGGATATTGTGGCTACTATGGAAGCGCCCCAGGTGTAAAGTTGTGATCAAAAGGTTTAGAAAATTGAACTTTAAGGGTCATCAATTGAGTAAGAACAAGTCTAGAAGTGACTCAAATGGCCTCTTGGTTGAGTCTGAATCTGGAAGGCCTATTAGGATTGCTACATTCAATGTTGCCATGTTTTCACTTGCACCTGCTGTTTCAGAATTTGATGAATGGGTTGTCTCCAATCACGAGCATGGATCTAAGAAGAAGAATCTCAGAAAGGGTGACTTTCCCAAGAGTATACTGAAGCAATCTCCATTGCATGCGTCTCTGAACAAAGCTCAGAGTCTTTCTGACTCCAACATTCTGCCACGATCAAATTTGAAGGTTTCTATTAATCTTCCCGAGAATGAGATTTCACTGGCAAATAGTAGATTGGTTGCTTCGATGGAGAGGAAAGAGGGCACATCAGATAGAATGATGGGAAATGTTTCTGGCAGGCATCAGGTTCCTGCAAGATCTCCTGTGTGCTTTCCTTTCGTTATGAACTACTGTGAGGGCAGTGAGAGATTCACAAGCAGCAGAAGCATCTTGGAAGTTCTGAGAGAGATTGATGCTGATGTGATGGCCCTGCAGGATGTGAAAGCAGAAGAAGAGAAGAACATGAAGCCTCTTTCTGATTTAGCAGCTGCTTTGGGGatgaaatatgtttttgctGAGAGTTGGGCTCCAGAATATGGAAATGCCATCTTATCCAAATGGCCAATTAAGAAGTGGAAAGTTCAAAAGATTGCTGATGATAATGATTTCAGGTGTTTTATTCCTCCCACATTTcaatgatgatgataatgattATTATGTTGTCTTGTTGAAAGACAAAAACTGTCATGCCTCTGTCATCTTctgatatatttattattgttgttttagGCTATAGAATTTTTGGGTGTAAAAGTGCAATGACAACTCTTTGTGTGATTTAGGAATGTTTTGAAGGCTACAATTGATGTGCCTTGGGCTGGAGAAATAAATTTGCATTGTACTCAACTTGACCACTTAGATGAGAATTGGAGAATGAAACAAGTGCAGGCAATATTTCGCTCCAATGACTCTCCTCATATCTTAGCAGGAGGTCTCAATTCTCTATATGGAGCAGATTACTCATCTGAGAGATGGAcagatatttttaatgtaacATTCTTAGTTCTCTCCACTGTTTACATTAAATTGGTTTTCTTTTCCACATCCACCTGAgattgtttgtttgtttgtttttgttgcaGTACTATGAGAAACTCGGAAAGCCTAGGCCAAGGTCAGAAGTCATGAACTTCATGAAATCCAAAGGCTACGTCGATGCAAAGGATTATGCAGGAGAATGTGAGCCCATTGTCATCATTGCCAAAGGccaaagtatattttttttcacttgttCAACTGCTCTTTCTAACTTAGCTTAGATGATTATCATGATCATGATCAGTGACGGATCTAGAACACTAAATCAACTGAACAAGTCAAGTGAAGTATTTGTACGCTACAATTACACACAAATCTATCATAAAACTACTGTCAGCATGTTCAAATACACAAGAttaggagagaaaaataaacttttttgaaaTACCTAATAATAACTTTAACAAAATCAGGAATGTACTTACATACCCTAATATACACGTAGGTCCGTCACTGATCATGATTGTTGAAAAACTTTGAATGTGTAAGTTGAGTGGTGAAATAACAGATGTGCAGGGGACATGCAAGTATGGCACAAGAGTGGATTACATTTTGGCTTCCCCAAATTCTTCATACAAATATGTGCCAGGGTCCTACTCAGTGATTTCTTCAAAAGGAACTTCTGATCACCATATAGTGAAAGTGGACATTGTGAGAGTAAATGCATCTGCTCAGAAAAATGTGATGAGACAGTGCAGGAAACTAAAGAGTAAGGTGGTGAAAATAACACCACCATGTTCTGCAACAGGTGTAAGGGAATCAACCCCACCTACCAAAATACTTGTACCATAGGAAAATTGTGTGACAAAAGTGATGAGGCATATTTTGATGAACACTGTTAGCTGGGAAGTTAAAATGGCATGGTCATGCAGTAGAGTTTGACATTTTCTTGTGCCCTTGTTCACAACTGCATTAATACTGCTCTTTACCTTTTCTTCTCTGTCCTCGTCTGCATATAAATAATTCATCTCAGCATCAAGCATTTCATCATTCCTACTGCATATACCACTATTGACATTCATTCCCACAATTTATGATCACCTTTCATGTTCAGACAAGAAGCAATAAATCATAACAACCCAAAGATATAATTGCAAGTCTCCCGGTCATGAAAAGTTCTGCAAAAGAAGATTAACGCTcacaacatataaataaaattcctATGTAATATCCCTTCCCTGCAACAACATTTTGCATCATATtgaaagtaatttaaatattaaattaaactcAAAATTGCTTCAAGTTAAATTTGTGTTGGAGATTCTTCGTGAATTCCGGACAAAGttaaattacaatatataaatataaagaaagaagaaatgaattaaagaaagaaatcagatgatttttttttttaattttgtttcaagttttataaaaattaatttaagttcgtaaaaaagtaattttatttactttttttatgtttcatgtatttatattacaaaaaaaaagatacGTACCtacaaataaaaactataattaataaaatgtgataaacgtaaaaataaacttttacggtaaaaatattaacttgtACTAATGTATTAACTATGCATAAAAGTCAAAATAACTATGTGCGGTAGTACGGAtactcttattttaaaattttaaacaaacatgcaagaaaataaaatctattttttattttacgaataaaattattatgcttattttaatttaaatcacatgacgattaaaattattaactaataTATTTCCCATAAATAATAACATTCAATCTCtgatgtataaaaatttaatgaataaGGATGGTAAAGTGGGACAACGGCATAATCAAGCTACCTGTAACAAAAAATCATACCAAAAAATTGCATTTCAAGTCCATCGGTCCGCATAGGCCTACAATCTGTGCTGACTAGATGGGATAAAAATCCGTTTTAGCTCTGATCATTTGTGACTCCCTCAAAAACAGATAAGGTCGAGTTGATCCACTGAACGAAAACAGATCGACAATCATAACTCGTTTTGCACAGAACAGGGCAGGCTACCcgttagttttttcttttcaaatttttataacttttttaatttgttttcaaattttttatttttttaatttgtttaaatattaatattaaaaatatatttaatcaaatagaacattttttaaaattttaattaattagttaatgtttttaattagataaatataattaattattacatttacatattaaattactcGATTATAACTAATAATCGATACTTAATTTGTAtgtattaatgatttaaattataacacaattatatatttatatatttaaaaaatataataaaaaaataatttttttaattatttatatgtatcTTTTAAAATGGGTCAACGGGTTAAGATGGACTGAACCATATTTTTAGTCGTCAAATTGAAGGGTTGgtaatagagataaaaaaaatacgtgCATATCTGCAGATAAAATTGGTGATGGATTGTTAGTACCTACGGTTATTTATTACCTACTACTATTCGCAGATAATAAGTAGTGGTTATTTTAATACCCATTTATAAATAGATTGAGTGCGGGTATCATATTATCCATATCTGTAGGTACACATTAgtcgaaaaaaattaaaattaaaatttaatttatattttattaagttaaatttaattaaaattaaaacttaatttatattttattaggttaaatttaattaaaattaaaaaataatttatattatattttattattttataattttattttaaaaatttataaatatatatctgttttaaatatttgtggatattcatgaattttaaataaatttgtaaatattttttaaacagatacacaacaaataaatgaatgaagaacggatgaattttttttcttttgtagatCGAGCTCTAGGTAGGCACTATCCATGGCTACCCCAATCGATATCGCTCACCCGTTGTCTCATACTATTGAGTCTATAAAATAAGTCTATTTTACGAGTCCTAATTAttcatttcatatataaaacaaaataaaagataaagattttatttataagaaagaaagaattCAAAAGAGCATGTATAAACTATACATAACTGTAATAGGTAAAACAATTCTTTAACCATTAAGAATAATTTGACAAATTGGAAGGTGCATATATTATGCAGATGTGGAGATGTGGACATATATCAGGTCTTAGACTTCTGAGAAGTATCATTGGAATCAGAAGTGGTAGGGTATCCGATTCCATGACGATTATTTGGAAAAATAACAAAGACGGAGCTAGCAACTACTCCAATAACCGGAGGCAACACCTGCATCAGAAGCTTCTCACCGGACTCAAATTCAGGATAGAAACAACGCACACTGTTGGTATCAAGCAATCCCAGCACAGCGAACACCACCAACGAGAAGAAAGCGTGCACGAAGTCCCCGAACCGGAGCTTATATACAGACAAGTCGAGGGAATCAGAGGCGGGCGAAGGCCACAGCCCCTTGGCGGTGACGACGCCGTAGTGGCGCTCACCGTCGCTGCCGGTGTAGCTGTCGGTGAAGGAAGCGAAGGCGCAGTTGAAAGCACAGACGACAAGGAGCGCTCCGGTGAGGTACTTGTTGAGAGTGGTGCAGTGTCCGTTGTTTGTGACGACGGGAATGAGGAACTGGAAGAGGAAGACGGTGCCGGTGGGGAGAAGCTTGACGAGGTTTCCTAGCGCCGAGAATGTTTTCCCCGACATGGTTGAAGCCCGTGTTTTCTGGGAGGTTGTGTTGGAGGAAGAGGTTATGAGGCCTTTTTCACTCATTGTGTTGTTTGTTATAAGGTTGCAGAAGAAGTGATTGATTACTCAGTCCCACAATTCATGGTTAATGGGTGCTTGTGCGGTTTTTATAGAAgtgcagagagagagagggagttAGTTGCTTCTACGCGATGTGGGATGTGGAGAAGAGAGTTCAATTTGTGATCGATAAATGAATGCTTTTGCTTCTGGTTTTGGAAAGACCCACACCCACCTTCAATTCCAATTCAAGCTTTCACGTTTTTTTAACCTCTCATAACCCTTTAAATGTCACACCTCTCTGTTCAGATACAACACTCTCCAAAtacttatttcttcttttagttatcatttttcttttgccCACACGCTTCTTTCCTGCATGAAAAATCATTACTCATACGAAATTGTTAATGATACATAGCATGAtgtataattcaatatttttagtaaaaagatattaagaTTTTATGTTAAATAGTAGGATGGAATTGTGGTCTTTGTATTATCCCTTTAGCTGGTGGGAAGTATGCTTCGTGTAATGCGTGTTGGATAACCCAACAACATAATTAATGCATTGTAATTTTTTGAGGAGGAAATGATGTTcatcacaattttcatatttggTTAACTAATATATAGTGTTAAGTTTTTTTGAAAGATTCAACttgttaatttttctattttcttctttttaacttaatatatatatatatatatatatatatatatataaactttttcaTTGTAAACCAAATGTTTAGTTATATTGTATCACTTACAAACTCTGTGTGAAAACCTTTCGAGTTAGTAATCTTAGTTGGGaagtatatatatgtgtaaGAGAGTTAAGAAGTTGAACTTCATCAATGTCTAATGATTACATTGAAAAcaagtttaaaatgttttaagtctCTACTAATAATAAgatgttatttaatttcatttcttgtaaaaaaattgttaaatttaaattctagatattttctttatattttttaattcttatttttaacaaaagttagttgatatttaaaaacgaaaaaaagtaattaagataattgaattaataataaatattgtagtTGTACTTTTCTCATGtaattaattgatatattattattttataaaaagaatatatgcatataaattttaagatttgctcaattttaatatattatgaacAATAAATTCTGTTAATTTAGtgatcttatttattttcttacataaaacaaatatttgatttgtatcGATTTCATACTTACAAATATTCATTAAGGGAAGTATGCATGTTGTTATGAAACTGGTATTAGACGGtagtaattcaaaaaaaatttcctGTCACtgttaaaatatgatttttttcaaGATGATTTCAAATGGAAAAATGTTCTTTATCGCTATTTGATAATCATTTAACCATTTTTAGAAGGGTAGATagttttaacattaattaaagaataattttaacaatagttaatttttacatttttgaaagaaagagaaattaaataGTAACGAAAAGTTatgtcaaatattaataaaaaaaatgtgatattaaAATATCAGTGACCAtttcaaatacttcaacacatatataattataaattttatattttagataagTGTTATAATCTGAAGGAGTGAGAAAATTAGTGTTCTCCACCACTAATTAATATATGACAAGgacatatacatacataattttagaccaatttttTCATAAGTTCAAAATAGTGATAAGATATCCAATCTCAAATggtaagaaatttaatttaaagctTAAATTGTGCttacattaaaaaatgtttatatttttattgttgtttgggATAATAgctgaaataaaaataaaaataaaaaagttgatttTTACGATCTGAAATTTCGAAGTTTTATCTTTGTAATCTTGAAACCCTAAAAACATGAATTGtagcaaaagaagaaaacagacTAGAAAATGAACAACGTGTAAGAGAAATAATTTGAtagaaagaaattttttttataaaaataaataaatatttgttacaaGGGAAAGTTCTAAATATATCTATATACTGAAATTTAATTTCTCTCCATATCCGTTTTGTTTGGTGTACCCATTTTCtaacaattttactttttacttttcgtattttataactattattttatcattttatccttataaatataattaaacttattatttttaaaatctactaaaattaatgagaaatattattttttatgactaCGTAAACGTCTTTTATAGgttgtaatataaattttactgaTATTCTCTCCATATGCGTAAATGTATGTTATTCATTCATTTACGTGGTATGCGTAAACGTGGACTtctacatataaatatattgggCCACTCTGTAACTAATGGGCTACACACAACTGGGCTGAAATAATCACTCCATACAAAAAT
This portion of the Vigna unguiculata cultivar IT97K-499-35 chromosome 6, ASM411807v1, whole genome shotgun sequence genome encodes:
- the LOC114187316 gene encoding uncharacterized protein LOC114187316, yielding MKKRDIEFIFSFPKASLCEMFSVIRRKLRHFYSRILWLLWKRPRCKVVIKRFRKLNFKGHQLSKNKSRSDSNGLLVESESGRPIRIATFNVAMFSLAPAVSEFDEWVVSNHEHGSKKKNLRKGDFPKSILKQSPLHASLNKAQSLSDSNILPRSNLKVSINLPENEISLANSRLVASMERKEGTSDRMMGNVSGRHQVPARSPVCFPFVMNYCEGSERFTSSRSILEVLREIDADVMALQDVKAEEEKNMKPLSDLAAALGMKYVFAESWAPEYGNAILSKWPIKKWKVQKIADDNDFRNVLKATIDVPWAGEINLHCTQLDHLDENWRMKQVQAIFRSNDSPHILAGGLNSLYGADYSSERWTDIFNYYEKLGKPRPRSEVMNFMKSKGYVDAKDYAGECEPIVIIAKGQNVQGTCKYGTRVDYILASPNSSYKYVPGSYSVISSKGTSDHHIVKVDIVRVNASAQKNVMRQCRKLKSKVVKITPPCSATGVRESTPPTKILVP
- the LOC114187423 gene encoding protein DMP2-like; translation: MSEKGLITSSSNTTSQKTRASTMSGKTFSALGNLVKLLPTGTVFLFQFLIPVVTNNGHCTTLNKYLTGALLVVCAFNCAFASFTDSYTGSDGERHYGVVTAKGLWPSPASDSLDLSVYKLRFGDFVHAFFSLVVFAVLGLLDTNSVRCFYPEFESGEKLLMQVLPPVIGVVASSVFVIFPNNRHGIGYPTTSDSNDTSQKSKT